A segment of the Granulicella aggregans genome:
GAAAGTTCCGCGACGAGCTTCAGAGTCTCCGCGTCGACCACCGCAACGCGCGCGGGATTCGCGGCATCGGTGCCGCCGTGACCGACATAAAGTAGATGGCTCTGATCGTCATAGACCATATCATCGGCGTCTTCAGAGAGTGCGATCGCCGCTATGCGCTTCAGGGGGGAACCCTCGAAGACGTCCAGCTCGCCCTTGGCTCCGTCAGCGACGAAGAGTCGGCGCTTCGACGCAATCCACGCCAGCCCGTGAGGCTTTCCGATCCCGGGCAAGCTCTCGATGATCTTCCCGCTGGCGAGGTCCGTGATCTCGATCGCGTGAGCTCCGCCGGCGCTTGCGAACAGCCGGTTACCGTCGAGATCCATCGCAAAGTGGTCGAATTTTCCGGTCACAGCCGGGAGGTCGATGGTGCGTTTCAGCGTCAGTCCGTGGGGCTCCTGCCCATGCAGGATGCCGCTAAGACCTAGAAGTACAAGAGAAGAAGCCAACTGCTTCATTGGAAATATGCCTCGTCGTCAGTCGGGTAGAAGGGCACGCGGGTCAGCGTTATGCGGCTCGGCGAAAAAAGGTGCCGAACCGCAACTTCACTAGCGGTCCTGGTGGAAGTTCCACTTCAATCCGAAGGAGTAAGTCGGCTTGTAGTACTCGCGCTGAGTAAGATATTGCGGGCTGCCGTTGTAGAACCCAAAAACTTCATTGTTCATGTTTTCGCCCGATGCAATCACAGTGAAGCCTTTCAACAAGTGATAGCTGACCTGCGCGTCGATCTGGGTGTGACTGTAGAAGTAGTTGTCGCCGCACGGACTGCTGGGCGTGTTGTAAGCGAGGCTTCCGCTCGTGATGTTGGAGACGCAGGTGGGCGGGTTCTGCGCGAGTGCGTCGCCGGAGTTCACGAACTGATAGGCATAGATATTCGCGCTGTTGTGGCTGATACCGACCGACGCGAGAAACCGCCGAGTGGCGTAGGACGGTCCGATGTTCCAGGAGTACGGAGCCTGACCCACTAGCTGCGGAGTGTCGTTCCGGCCAGCCAGGTTGTAGTTCTTCGAGTTGGTGTAGGTGAAGTTGGCATTCAGACGCGCGTTACCAAGATATCCGGGAAGGAACTTCAGATGCTGCTGGTACGCGATCTCCAATCCCTGAACATAAGCGTGGTCCCCGTTGACCTCCTGCTGCGCGAGCGCGCCAACATAGTTCGAATTCGAAGAGAGCGGTGAATTGGTGGCCGGCACGAGATACTGCTGAAGGTAGATCGGCTTCGTGATCTGCTTGTAGAAATAGCCGCCCTGAAGCATGCCGACATTGGGAAGGTACTTCTCATAGAGCAGGTCATAGTCGTTCGCATGTTCGGCGACGAGCGCTGGGTTTCCAAGTTGGACCTCATTGTTGCCAGCGGGCGCGCCGTTAACCGTATAGACAAGGTAAGGGACAAGCTGGTAGGGGTCAGGGCGGGAGATGCCTCGTCCATAGACTGCCCGGAGATCCGAGCTGCTGTCGATGGTGTAACGAAGCTGCACGCTCGGCAGCGGATTGATATAGGACTCGCTTCCATTCTGTGGCGTGGTACCGCCCCATGTGCCGTCTGAGTTCGTCGTAACGATGTAGCCGGTGTTCGAAGTAGATGTGGCTTCGATACGCAGGCCGGTCTGCAGATGGACCTTCGATCCAAGCTGAAGCGTATTCATGATGTAGCCAGCCGTCACCCTCTCCTGCAGGTTGTAGTTGGCCGGGTCCGACTGTTCATGCGATGCATTTGGGTCGAGTGCAAAGTTCTGCGGGTTATTCGCCAGATCGCCCGTGATGGCGTCGAAGCTCGTCACCTGAGCCATGGGATAACTACCGCCGTAGAAGTGCGGATTGGAGAAGCTGCCGAGATACGCACTGGCGAGCGTATTGAGGTTTGAGTCGTACTCGGGCGAATAGGCGTCCTGCCCTTTGTGTTCGTTGCGGACCTGCGCTCCCAACTCGAAGGTGGATGCGTGTGATCCGAGGTGGTAGTTGCGGCCGTAGGAACCGTTCGCCTGCAGATTCAGTTGCGTCGCTTGGCCAGAGGTAAGGTCGATCGTATCGAGCTTATAGTTAGAGAGCGTGACTGCCGGGTCGCCAAGCACCGAGCATGAGAACTGAGGACGGAACTCCGTTCCCGGGGTCGCCGGGTTATAGGCGCAGTCATCGGTTGCGGAGGTTCCTTTGAAAGCTGCTCCGGGGTTACCGGCTGCACCGCCAAATCGAGAATGCGCTGCGGCGACCTGATACTTGAGGAAAGAGTTCCCGAACACGTGGCTTCCGCCGAGCGCAAGATCAGCAACCTGCAGGTTAGGACGACGGATGCTGGTGTGATATTTGGCTTTGGATCCGTTCTGAAGTTCGTACGCGTATTTCTGGCCGTAGTCGCGGAAGTTCGAGAACAGCCCGTGCGCGTAAAGATTCGCGCCGGCCGATGGCTGATAGTCCAACGCGCCGGCGAATCCGTACCGGGTGCGGTCGTAGAGGTACTGCTGCAGATTCATCGAGTCGAAGGTCTTGTTCCCGTTTTGATCGATGTCGGGCGAGGGCTCTACGTCGTCGATGCCGCGCTGATTGTCGTCATAGCTATAGCCAAGTTCCAGCCCGAACTTCTTGCTGCCGCCATTCAACCTGGGGCCAAACCGTATCCCCGATGAAGAGTTCATGCTGAAGACGTTGCGCGTATTCGCGATCGGTGTAAAGCCGCCCATGCCCTCGATAGAAATCGTCGGCCGGTCTGCCGTCGCCTGCTTGATGCGGAGGTCGACTGAACCACCAATCGCATCGCCATCCTGGTTCGCGCTGAGCGTCTTGTTGATCGCTACACTACCCACCAGCCCCGCCGGAATCGTATCCAGGTCGACCTGCCGGACTTCAGGATCAGGGCCGGGCACAATTACGCCGTCAATGGTCGTGTTGCTAAGGCGAGGTTCAGTCCCGCGAATCTGAACATACTGTCCTTCACCCTCATTGCGCTGCAGCGTTACTCCTGGCAAGCGGCCAAGCGCATCGGCAACGTTTGCATTCGGAAGGCTCTGAATCTCAACATCCGTTTCGACATTGAGAATGTTCTCGCTGGTGCGGGTCTCGTTGATAGCCGCAGCGTCTCCGATAAGGTTCGCATTGACTTCGACATGCTGTGCATTTGCACCGACGCTCAACGTTGCGTTAAGGACAGCTGGCGCCCCGGCTTCTACGACGATGGTCGATGTAAACGAGGCGAATCCGACATAGGAGATGGTGACCGTATACGTTCCCGGCTTCAGGTCGCGGATCGTGAAGCTGCCCTGTGCGTCCGACGCTGCGGTTGCGTCCGTCGGCCGGAGCACGATCTTTGCTCCCGGAAGAACGGCGCCACTAGGATCCTTGACCGTCCCATTCATCGCGCTGTTCGCGCTCGAGATTGTCTGCGCCATAGTCTGCCTGGGCGACGTTACGGCTGGGCTGAGCAGAAGCAGGGCAAGGAAGAGGAAATTGGGTTTCGTGATCATGGGCCTCCAAAGACGCAACAGTATTCAGAGCGCTTGCGCTCCGATCGTTTGGGATAGCGGGACTTCTTCAGACTGCGCCGCCGCTGTAAACCTCTGTTCACGAAGTGGTGAATAAATCCTAAGGAAGCCGCAGCCCGCGCTCATCGATGCCGGAGCGGTGTAGAAAAGAGGGAGCACTCACTTTCCACGGAGACTCTTATGTCTTTTCCCCCAAAGCAGCGCGTGTTAGTTGTAGAAGACGATCCTCGCATGCTTGCCCTGGTATGCCAGGGCCTGCGGGAGGTTGGACATACGCCCATGCCCGCCTCGGACGGTGATACTGGCCTCGATCTTGCAATGAAGTTGACCTTCGACTCGATCATTCTGGACATAGGCCTTCCCGTTCAGGACGGCTACTCCGTGGCCCTGGCGATACGATCGCAACGCAGCGTCCCCATCCTCATGCTCACCGCGCGCGATAGTGAGGAGGAGATCCTGCGCGGCTTCGATCACGGTGCCGACGATTACCTCACCAAGCCATTCTCATTCCGGGAGCTTCTGGCCCGGCTCGAGGTACTTGGCCGCGCCGCGACTCGGCAGGCGACGAACGAACTGCACCTGGATCCCGCGCGACTGCTCGTCTATCGGAATGAAAGACCGATTCAACTCACACGCAATGAGTACCTTCTGCTCGTCGAACTCCATCGAAGATCGGGCTCAACCGCCGACCGCCAGAGCCTTATGGAAGCCGTCTGGGAGCAACCCCAGATGATCTCTGCCAACGCCCTCGAAGTCCTTGTGAACGGACTCCGTGCGAAGCTTGACGGAGACTTCCCCAACAAATTGCTGCTCACTGTGCGCGGTGTAGGCTACCGCTTGCAATCCTTCGTCAACGCGTCAGTCGAGACAGATCCGAGGCAAGCCCCATGAAGCCGCTGCCGATTCGCGTCCGACTGACTGTCTGGTACTCGGTGATGTTCGCCACGGCTGCACTGCTGCTTTCGCTCACTAGCTGGTGGATGCTCCGCCGCACCATCCATGCCACCATCCAGCAGGATTTTAGGGAGCGCGTCGACGACGTTAGCATGCAACTCCACCAGTTTGCGATTCAACCATCGGATCAGCCGATGCAAGCTCGATTCGACGCGATCTATCACTTCCGGGACGATGGCAAATGGCTCCAAATCATGGACTCTAACGGTGCCTGGATCTACCGGTCTTCGAGAATGATCGCTGCTCATGAAGGTCTTGCTCTTCCGGGTTCCATCACGTCCATTGGAATCGCGTCTGAGTTTCGCCAGGGTACACGCCATGTACACACGTTCTCGTCCGCCGTTTCGGTGGATGGGCAAATGTACGCTGTAGAACTCGGAGCTTCGACCAACAAACAGGAGGCGCTGCTGCTTCAATTCGGCCTGGAACTTTTCTTCCTCACGCCACTTGTGCTCGTGGCCGCCATCGTCGCGGGACATCACATGAGCCGGAAGGCGCTCGACCCGGTTACGCAGATTGCCGTCGAAGCACGTCGAATCAGTGATCGCAACCTCGACCTGCGCCTTCCCGTGTCTTCGACAGACGATGAGATCTCGCACCTATCGAAGACTCTCAACAATATGCTTTCGCGGATCGATGCCGGATACCGAAGCGTGCGCGACTTTACCGCCAACGCTTCGCACGAACTTCGCACTCCTCTTGCCCGCCTTCGTACCGAGGTTGAGATCGCCCTGCTCCGGCCACGGTCACGCGAAGAGTACACCGAGACTTTGCTGAGTGTGCAAGATAGCGCAGAGGAGATGACACGGCTCACCGAAAATCTACTCATGTTAGCCCGAGCGGATGCTGATTCAGCTGCGCTCGCGCTCGAACCTGTAGACCTCTGGTCGCTTGTTCTGGCAGCTCAAACAGAGTGGTCCTCAATCGCTGAAAAACTAAACCTATCGCTTGAGGTGGAGCGGATTGGAGTAGACGCCCTCCCCACGGGAAGACCCGTATTTATCCTTGGCGACTCTTCTTCCTTGCGTCGACTTCTCCGCATTCTGCTCGACAATGCGTGTAAGTGCACGCCTGCGGGGGGCTCCATCGCAATTGGAGTCGAAGTGACCGAAGAGCTAGCCACCCTTTCGGTCAAGGACTCCGGCATCGGAATCCCTGAAGACGAGCATCATCGTGTCTTTGAGCGCTTCTAT
Coding sequences within it:
- a CDS encoding TonB-dependent receptor — its product is MITKPNFLFLALLLLSPAVTSPRQTMAQTISSANSAMNGTVKDPSGAVLPGAKIVLRPTDATAASDAQGSFTIRDLKPGTYTVTISYVGFASFTSTIVVEAGAPAVLNATLSVGANAQHVEVNANLIGDAAAINETRTSENILNVETDVEIQSLPNANVADALGRLPGVTLQRNEGEGQYVQIRGTEPRLSNTTIDGVIVPGPDPEVRQVDLDTIPAGLVGSVAINKTLSANQDGDAIGGSVDLRIKQATADRPTISIEGMGGFTPIANTRNVFSMNSSSGIRFGPRLNGGSKKFGLELGYSYDDNQRGIDDVEPSPDIDQNGNKTFDSMNLQQYLYDRTRYGFAGALDYQPSAGANLYAHGLFSNFRDYGQKYAYELQNGSKAKYHTSIRRPNLQVADLALGGSHVFGNSFLKYQVAAAHSRFGGAAGNPGAAFKGTSATDDCAYNPATPGTEFRPQFSCSVLGDPAVTLSNYKLDTIDLTSGQATQLNLQANGSYGRNYHLGSHASTFELGAQVRNEHKGQDAYSPEYDSNLNTLASAYLGSFSNPHFYGGSYPMAQVTSFDAITGDLANNPQNFALDPNASHEQSDPANYNLQERVTAGYIMNTLQLGSKVHLQTGLRIEATSTSNTGYIVTTNSDGTWGGTTPQNGSESYINPLPSVQLRYTIDSSSDLRAVYGRGISRPDPYQLVPYLVYTVNGAPAGNNEVQLGNPALVAEHANDYDLLYEKYLPNVGMLQGGYFYKQITKPIYLQQYLVPATNSPLSSNSNYVGALAQQEVNGDHAYVQGLEIAYQQHLKFLPGYLGNARLNANFTYTNSKNYNLAGRNDTPQLVGQAPYSWNIGPSYATRRFLASVGISHNSANIYAYQFVNSGDALAQNPPTCVSNITSGSLAYNTPSSPCGDNYFYSHTQIDAQVSYHLLKGFTVIASGENMNNEVFGFYNGSPQYLTQREYYKPTYSFGLKWNFHQDR
- a CDS encoding response regulator transcription factor, yielding MSFPPKQRVLVVEDDPRMLALVCQGLREVGHTPMPASDGDTGLDLAMKLTFDSIILDIGLPVQDGYSVALAIRSQRSVPILMLTARDSEEEILRGFDHGADDYLTKPFSFRELLARLEVLGRAATRQATNELHLDPARLLVYRNERPIQLTRNEYLLLVELHRRSGSTADRQSLMEAVWEQPQMISANALEVLVNGLRAKLDGDFPNKLLLTVRGVGYRLQSFVNASVETDPRQAP
- a CDS encoding ATP-binding protein; protein product: MKPLPIRVRLTVWYSVMFATAALLLSLTSWWMLRRTIHATIQQDFRERVDDVSMQLHQFAIQPSDQPMQARFDAIYHFRDDGKWLQIMDSNGAWIYRSSRMIAAHEGLALPGSITSIGIASEFRQGTRHVHTFSSAVSVDGQMYAVELGASTNKQEALLLQFGLELFFLTPLVLVAAIVAGHHMSRKALDPVTQIAVEARRISDRNLDLRLPVSSTDDEISHLSKTLNNMLSRIDAGYRSVRDFTANASHELRTPLARLRTEVEIALLRPRSREEYTETLLSVQDSAEEMTRLTENLLMLARADADSAALALEPVDLWSLVLAAQTEWSSIAEKLNLSLEVERIGVDALPTGRPVFILGDSSSLRRLLRILLDNACKCTPAGGSIAIGVEVTEELATLSVKDSGIGIPEDEHHRVFERFYRVNADKSGAKSGSGLGLSLAAWIAEQHQSAIDLKSALGSGSCFLLPLRRIDDGFWCKSERAVGYSGVSET